Proteins from a single region of Aquirhabdus parva:
- a CDS encoding ParB/RepB/Spo0J family partition protein → MIRKRGLAQGRGLDALLGSIKQVREEVAETHTLTPANAALLEISLDQLQRGVYQPRREIAPESLTDLADSIKRHGVMQPIVVRRIGGSDDEAQYEIIAGERRWRAARIAGLSVIPAIIRDLPDELAIALALIENIQREDLSPMEQAFALQRFHDEFGMSHQEIAETVGKARATVSNLLRLMSLNEEVKTMLDHGDLDMGHARALLALTLEDQSIIARVVVGRGLSVRQTEQLIRERLNPPAAKPVRVAPADIGDLERRLAERLGARVELSHNPKGKGKLVIRYHSLDELDGILAVMSVQP, encoded by the coding sequence ATGATTCGTAAGCGTGGCCTTGCGCAAGGGCGTGGTCTTGATGCATTGTTGGGTTCAATTAAACAGGTTCGAGAGGAAGTAGCGGAAACTCATACTCTAACACCTGCGAATGCAGCGTTACTTGAGATATCGTTGGATCAGTTGCAGCGTGGGGTCTATCAACCCCGTCGTGAAATTGCACCAGAAAGTCTAACGGATCTTGCTGATTCGATTAAGCGTCATGGTGTCATGCAACCGATTGTAGTACGGCGTATTGGCGGCTCTGATGATGAAGCACAATATGAAATCATCGCCGGTGAGCGTCGTTGGCGTGCAGCCCGAATAGCGGGTCTTAGCGTTATTCCTGCGATCATTCGTGACCTGCCGGACGAATTAGCGATTGCCTTGGCGTTGATTGAAAACATTCAACGTGAAGATTTAAGTCCAATGGAACAGGCGTTTGCACTTCAACGCTTCCATGATGAATTTGGTATGAGTCATCAGGAAATAGCTGAAACAGTCGGAAAGGCGCGTGCGACAGTTAGTAATTTGCTACGTTTAATGAGTTTGAATGAAGAAGTGAAGACCATGCTGGATCACGGTGATCTGGATATGGGACATGCGCGTGCACTGCTTGCGTTGACTCTCGAAGATCAAAGTATTATTGCTCGTGTAGTGGTAGGTCGTGGTTTATCAGTTCGTCAAACTGAGCAGTTAATTCGTGAGCGATTAAATCCACCTGCAGCAAAACCAGTTCGTGTGGCGCCTGCAGATATCGGGGATTTGGAACGACGTCTTGCTGAGCGATTAGGCGCTCGTGTTGAGTTAAGTCACAATCCTAAGGGAAAAGGAAAATTGGTCATTCGCTATCACTCATTAGATGAGCTTGACGGTATTTTGGCTGTAATGTCGGTTCAACCTTGA
- a CDS encoding ParA family protein, which produces MTDISPRKRPEIWAVANQKGGVGKTTTAVNLAASLGVLKKRVLLIDLDPQGNATMGSGLQKTELPYSVTDVLLEVAPIEAVIQPTQVGYRLMGSNRDLAGVEISLFERTEREFILKTALAKVEDQYDFILIDCAPSLNLLTINALSAATGVIIPMQCEYYALEGLADLSATIDRIRDALNPELKIRGVLRTMFDPRNTLANDVSQELSVHFGNLMLETIIPRNVRLAEAPAHGMPVMFYEKGSRGALSYLSAAAELVRTGKLKKGKSL; this is translated from the coding sequence ATGACCGACATATCTCCTCGAAAGAGACCTGAAATTTGGGCTGTGGCAAACCAAAAGGGCGGGGTCGGAAAAACAACGACGGCTGTCAATTTAGCCGCATCATTGGGTGTACTGAAAAAAAGAGTTTTACTTATCGATTTGGATCCACAAGGCAATGCCACAATGGGGTCTGGGTTACAGAAAACAGAACTGCCTTATAGTGTGACCGATGTCTTACTCGAAGTTGCGCCAATTGAAGCGGTTATTCAGCCAACTCAAGTGGGTTATCGGTTAATGGGCTCAAACCGTGATTTGGCTGGTGTTGAGATTTCATTGTTTGAACGAACAGAACGAGAATTTATTTTAAAGACGGCATTAGCAAAAGTCGAAGATCAGTACGATTTTATTTTAATTGATTGCGCACCAAGTCTCAATTTGCTGACTATTAATGCATTAAGTGCTGCAACAGGGGTGATTATTCCTATGCAGTGTGAGTATTATGCACTAGAGGGCCTGGCGGACCTATCTGCCACGATAGATCGCATACGTGACGCCTTAAATCCTGAGCTAAAAATTCGTGGCGTTTTACGCACCATGTTTGATCCGCGTAATACCCTTGCAAATGACGTGTCTCAAGAATTGTCAGTGCATTTTGGTAATTTAATGCTGGAAACGATTATTCCTCGTAATGTGCGTTTAGCTGAAGCGCCTGCACATGGGATGCCTGTCATGTTTTATGAAAAAGGTTCGCGGGGAGCTTTATCTTATTTGAGTGCAGCGGCTGAACTTGTGCGCACGGGTAAGCTTAAAAAAGGAAAGTCTCTATGA
- the rsmG gene encoding 16S rRNA (guanine(527)-N(7))-methyltransferase RsmG has product MHPLFSKLKDGSLKLGLELSDDTLSKLLQYQDNLSLWNKAYNLTAIRDPKEMLVKHLLDSLSIIPHLPEGRLLDVGTGGGLPGFVIAIVQPERDCVLLDSNGKKIRFLRQMTADMKMPNVLPVQARIEEPQTLADLGQFNVVTSRAFAALSDFVRDCAVYLKPNAVLAAMKGLIPREEMADMDSWDQQTITLTVPALDEQRHLILLTKKMTA; this is encoded by the coding sequence ATGCATCCTTTATTTTCCAAGCTCAAAGATGGCTCACTTAAACTCGGTTTGGAATTGTCCGACGATACACTGAGTAAATTACTGCAGTATCAAGATAATCTATCGTTGTGGAATAAAGCTTATAACTTAACAGCAATTCGTGATCCTAAGGAGATGCTAGTCAAGCACCTGCTTGATAGTTTAAGTATTATTCCTCATTTACCTGAAGGGCGATTATTGGATGTCGGGACTGGTGGGGGGTTACCAGGTTTCGTTATTGCCATTGTTCAACCAGAGAGAGACTGTGTTCTTTTGGATAGTAATGGCAAAAAAATTCGTTTCTTGCGCCAAATGACTGCAGATATGAAAATGCCAAATGTATTGCCAGTACAAGCCCGTATTGAAGAACCGCAAACATTAGCTGATTTAGGTCAATTCAATGTGGTCACCAGCCGCGCATTTGCTGCACTGTCTGATTTTGTGCGCGACTGTGCTGTGTATTTAAAGCCAAATGCCGTACTTGCTGCGATGAAAGGCCTGATCCCTAGGGAAGAAATGGCAGATATGGATAGCTGGGATCAGCAGACTATTACGCTTACAGTTCCAGCTCTAGATGAACAAAGGCATTTGATTTTACTGACTAAAAAAATGACTGCCTAA